A region of the Myxococcus stipitatus DSM 14675 genome:
ATCGGCTCCATCGCGGGCCGCGGCTGGTTCCGTGCGTATGGAGGCATCAATTGCCACACGCTCTTCAAGGCAATCCACGCGGCCATCACTCCTGGGATAGCGGCTCCCGCGACTGCGTCAGCCCCGGTCATCCATGCGGAGATGACCCGCTCCAGCCCTCCTCCTCCCGCGAAGGAGCGCTCACCCACCGCGAGCACCACACCTGAGCCGCGAGTCCACGAGCCGCGTCCCTCGATGGAGCTCGCCCCCACAACACCCTCCCAAGCCAAGCACCCAAGCCGCATGCGACGGTTCGTGGGCATCCTCTTGTTGGGAACCGCCGGATACATGGGCCTGCGCGCCTTTGAATCGGCATCCCACCGGCCTGAGCCGACCGCGACGCCCCCCCCCGCATCGGAGCGAGGCAGGCCGCTTCGTGAACGGGACTCACGCGGGAGCAATCCCACCCCGCAGCCCGTACCGGATACGCAGCAGCCGGGGGGAACCCTCGCGCCACCGAGAGCCGTCCCCACCAGCGGCACCCTGGGTGTTCCGTCCCATCCGACCACCCTCGAGGCCCTGCGCAGTCAGAACCAGGTGAAGCCCCTCCCTCGGACTCACAAGGCGCAGCCCGCGCTCGAGATGCCCGAGGGGAGGTACGGCTTCGTCGCCGTAGAGGCGACCCACTTGCTGGATTCAGCAGAGGTCGCCGCGACCCCTGTCGCGGAAGCCTTCGAAATCCACCGCCTTCGAGGGGGCACGTTCATCCTCGTCGGATATGTCCAAGCCGCGAGTCGTAAAGCCTTCGAGCAGGGACGCGCCATGAACATCGTCCTGGCACCTCGCTCCGACTCCGAGCGAAGGCTGCTCGTCGACATCCCCTTTCACAGGATTGTCTCCCTGGGGCTGCGTTCGGACGACGACCGCCGGGTTCTCTTCGTCTCCCTCAGCGATGAGGCCCGCTGAGTCGTGCCCTCCGGCTCACTGCCCCTTCTTCGTTGAGCCTTTCACTCCCTTTCGCTCGGAAAGCGCATGCCCAGAATCCTTTTCCTGGCCGTTCTCTCAGTCGTGTTGCTCGGTGCCGACGAAGGTGGATGCGGAGACTCCTCCGCGCCACCTCCTCCCTTGGTGGAATGCACCCCGGAATCGTGCGCAGGCTGCTGCCAGGGGACCACCTGTATCCCTGGCAACACGACGAACGCCTGCGGAAACAGCGGCATCTACTGTTCCGCCTGCTTGGGGTTGACCACCTGCGATGTGGAGCGCAGAGCGTGCGCGCCGGATCTCGCCGCACGGGTGGCCATCCAGCCCGCACAGGCAACTCTCTCCACCCAAGACCCCAATGACAATCTGGACTGGGACGTGGATGGCTCGGCCCCGGATGTGGTCGTCGAGCTTCGATGTCCCACGCCCTCGGGGGAGCCCTTGGTCACGCGGACTCCCGAGGTCTCCAGCTGGACTCCACAGTGGACCGCTGGCGAGTGCGCTGCTCCCGCGGCACTTCTGCTCGCCCAGCCCATCGAGCTCAAGGTCCTCGATATCGACGCCCTCGTGGACGACGAGGTCGGAACCATCAAGCACCTGCTCACGCTGGAGGAGCTCACGGCAGGCAAGGTCGCGCTCTCCCTTCCCCCTGCGATCCCCTCCCTGACCGTGACGCTGACCCGAGCTCGCTAGGGGGCGCGCGCATGGGCTGCGCGTCGGCCACGCGATGCGGCAAGATGCGGACCTCGTCGCCTTGTGCGGGGTCCCTCGATGAAGCGTCTTCCCATGCGTCTCGCGCTGTTCCCGCTGTTGGCCACGCTGCTCACGGGAGGTGCGCGAGCGGCGGAGCTGACCGTGACCTCGCTCACCGTCATCCCCAAGCCGGAGACGGAACCCGGCTACCCGCAAGAGGCCATCCGGATGCCGTTCATCACCCACGGCAATCCGGACCTGGCCGCTCGCATCAACGACCGCCTGTTCATCAGTCGCTTCAAGGCGCGGGCCCCCGCCAAGGCCGAACCCCAACTGTCCGCTCCAGAGTTCGACCTGGCGGGACTGGCCCGCCAGACCTTCGCGGTGACACGCAACGACGCGCGGCTGCTCACGATTCGATTCGATGCCGAAGGCTGCGGCGCCTACTGCGAGACTTACAGCGTGGCCTACAGCTTCGACTTGCGCACAGGCCGACTCCTCACGTCCCAGGAGCTGTTCACCCCCGCCGGCGTCCGCACACTGACCCGCCGCATGCATCAAGAGAAGCAACGCCGCTATCGGGCGCAAATCGCACAGACAGAAAAGGAGCTGAAGGCCGCACGCAAGAAGAAGGCGGATGACGCGACGCTCGCAGACCTCGCAGAGCGCATCGACTTCAACCGCGAATGCCTGTCCCGACTCGAGGAGAATGAGGAAGAAACCCTCCGCTGGTCAGCCGTCCATGACCGCTGGGAATTCAAGAGCGGGAATGCCGTCTGGACCGATGACCGTTGCAGCAACCACGCCATGCGCGCGCTCGATGATGTCGGCCCCGTCAGCCTGACCCTGCCCTACCCCGCCCTCCGCCCGCATCTGACCGCGTACGGCAAGCGGATGCTCCTGGGTGAAGGACAGGCATCCTCGAGCGACGTCTTCGGGCAGGTGCTCCACGGCCTCATCGGCGAGTCGCCCATCGTCCTGGTGATGGAGAAGGCGGACGATGGCTCCGTGTCCGGCATGTACTTCGACAAGAACCATCTCAAGCCCCTCCTGCTGAGCGGACAAGTGACAGGCGGGAAGCTCGAGATGCAGGAGCTGGACGCGGACGGCAACCCGACCGCGAACGTGCGACTGGAGCTCGGCGACAAGCACCTCAGCGGTGACTGGGTGGGCAACACCCCCTTGCCGATGAAGCTGAGCGTTCCCTAGCACGCCATCGAATCGGCCTGACGCGGCGCTCCCTGTCAGGGCTCGCCGCCCCCCAGGGGACACCCCGCACCACAAGGCGCCTGGTTCCAGGTGAGGGTGAAGCCCCCGTCGTCGCACCGCTTGCACCCTTCCCCCTCACAGTGCTCGCAATCCAGCGGCTGGAGATCGTGCTTCTCCTTCAGGTGCTCCATCACCTGAAGCCCGATGGGCCTCGCCGGGTCCGCATCGTCGATGGAGTACGTCATCACGCCCCGCGAAGCGTCATCCTCCCGGGCACGCAGCGCGCGGAGCTTGTGAAGCCCAGTCCACACGACCACGACCACGGCCGCTCCCACCAGTATCACCAGGCGGAGCAGCCCCAGGTTGTCCCGCCAGAAGTCCACATCGAGGATGCCGCGCGCCTGCCCCACATCCCGCGCCTGGGCGACTCCCGCATGAAACAGCGCCCCCAGGACCACGCTCCCGCGTCCCCATCCACCCCCACATTGTCCCTGCTGTTCGCTCACTGCGTCCTCGGCTGTTCGTCGACGTCGCGCGACCCAGGGAGGTGGCCCGTCTCACGACGCGACGACATCCCCAGGGCGCATCTTCCCATGGCGCGTGTGACTAACAACCACAGATGCGACGTCGAGTCGTGGTGCAGGCTCCCGTCGCGTCGCAGCAGGTCGTGGTGAGGGTCTGGACCGTGTCGAGCGCTCCCAGCTCGCACCTGCCCACACGGCACTCGCCCCAGGTCTCCGTACAGGTCGCGGCGGCCTGGGACAACGACCCCTCCTGGACGTCCTCCGCAAGCGCCTCATCCTGCTCCATGGGCGCACCACCACAGCCAACGACAGACAGCGCCACCGCACACATCAGCCAACGCAGGTTCTTCATCGTATCCCCCAGACAGCCCGCGTCAGGGCGGGCTGTCAGACATTACGGGCCAGACGTCCAGGGATTGCAACACGGGGGCGGAAAGGCGCCCCCGCACGTCCGCGCCCAGCCCTTGTCAGTCGTCCTCGCATAATTGGCCCTCCCAATCAGGAGGTCCCATGTCGAGACGTTGTCGTTCGTGGTGGGTTCCACGCGTCGCCTTGCTGTGCTTCGCGGGAGTGGCGGCGACCGACTCGCTCGCAGTCGAGCGCCCCTCGCTGGTGAACACACGCATCCTCACGCCCTTCAGCGCCAACGGCCACGCCTCCACGGTCGACGGCCGCGTCTTCGTGGGCAACATCCGGGAGGACTCGGCGACGACGACCACGACGTGGGTCGCCAAGGCATTCCGCCCCGAAGCCGTGACGTATGACACGCAGGGCAAGCCCGACCTCTCCAGCGCGTTCTCGTACGGGCGCATCACCCAGGTGAGGAACGGAGAGAACGCGCTCGCGTTCTGCTTCACCCAACCCGCCGTGCCCTACCAGATGGTGGATGGGCTCGCGGTGTATCAGCCCTACATCGTCGACTCGCAGATGTTCAACGGGCCCAACGTGTTCCGCCGCCGCCCCGCGGACATCCGGGTGTCCCAGCCCTTCACCGCGCAGGCGGACGTGTCCTCGTTCACCACCGGCACCCTGGAGACGCTGATCACCGTCACCGGCGCGACCCTCCGGGGCATCGAGCCCACGATGACGTCCGATGGCCGGCTGCTCATCTTCCAGGGCGGCCCCTTCAACGACGGCGGCATCGACCACCTGATGTACTCGTACAACCCGACGCCGTGCGCCGCCTTCGGCTGGAGCAACCCGCGCCCCTTGTCGATGATGTACAACGACACGACCTCGGGAGTTCAGCGATACCCGCTGGCTCGCTGGGGTCTCAAGTCCGCCACCGGTGAGCTCTTCGGCGACACGACCTCCGGCGCCCTGCTCCGAGGCGCCTATCCCTGGGTGGACCACGAGGGACGCAACGTCACGTACATGGGGGTCCTCTACAAGGATGGGGCGCGCCGGGAGGCCGTGAGCCTGATTGGCGCGGACACGGGCTGGGCCGCGCACCACATCGATGGCGCCATCAACACGGGCCGACTGGATATCGCGCACCTCTTCTACTCGAGCCCCATGTGGAACTTCGAGCGGGAGCGCCCCCCGGAGCAGAACCTCCCGAACGGCACCGACAACAAGAGCCACTACCTGCCCGTCACCAAGTCCCACGACGTCCTCGCCCTCTTCGGCAGCAACACGTCGGACTACAACGAGGTCGACGTCGGCGAGCTGCGAGACCCCTTCCAACTGCTCAGCCTGCCCATGAACGAGCTGGTGACGCGCGCGGGCACCTACGACTTGACGCGCACCCCGGACTATTCGGGCTACTTCTACACGGGCACCCTCATCGGCACCGCGTTCACCTCCACGGGCAACTTCGTGACCCAGCCCAGCTCCGGCTCGCTGTGGCAGCCCCATGGCAAGGGCAAGGCGCTCATCCTCCCCGGCGGCGGGGCCCTGTCCGTGAATGTGACGGACGCCACTGGCACCGTGCGCGGCGTGGGCTCCGCCGTGCGAGGCTTCACCGTGCAGCTCGCCGTGAAGCCCGACGCGAACATCCACGCGGGCTGCACCACGGGCAATCCCTACCGCTACCTCCTCCACAAGGTCGGGGCGCTCGACCTCGTCTTCGAGGCCAACAACACGGTGCAGATGTCCTTCGTCATCAAGGGCACACGCGTGCGCCTGGGGCCCAGCCTCCCGCTCCCCCTCGATGAATGGACCCACCTGGCCTACACCTGGGACGGCGTCACCGGGGCCTTCCGGGAGTACATCAACGGGGTGCCCTCGAACCGCGCCCTCCCAGTGGCCCCGGGAACCTTCCGCATCGGCACGGGCCTGTTGTCCATTGGCGCGAGCAGCGTGCTGAACACCGAGTCCTGCCCCGCCAACGGCGAGGGCTCCTTCAAGGGCGCCATCGACGAGGTGCGCTTCTTCAACCACGCGCGCTCGGCCCGCTCCATCTGCATGATCTCCCACGGCGCGAACTGTCTGCGGGAGTCCATCCAGGAGACCCCCACGGAGGGACAGTTCGGGATGAGCCAGCAGGCATTCCAGTGCAACAGCTACTCGGCGCTGGGCTCGCGAGCGTGCTCCTCCGCCATGCACCGCGTCTGCGCGCAGCGGGGGGCCCATGACGCGCTGGCCTCCAGCACCAACATCCTCGAGACGATTCAGCAGCTCATCGGCGAACGGCCGCCCATCTCGCTCCTGGGAGCGCTCGCCGCCGCCACGCCCACCGACGTCAGCGTGGCGTGCGCCCCCATCCAGCACGAGAGCGTCCCGGTCACCTTCGAGGAGCTGGCGCGCCTGCACACGCTCTGCACCGATGACCGCGCCGCGCAGACCTTCGACTGCACCGCCGCCGCCCATCGCTGGTGCAACAAGCTGGGCTGGACGACGGGGCAGATCTTCGAGGTGACGTCACGCCCCTGGGTGGGGTGCTTCAACTCCGGCCTCGTCGTGGATGTCACCAAGGACCAGTTCGGCCCCGCGTCCAACTCCGGCGCGTTCATGTCCACCGACTCCAAGCTGGAAGTCAGCCAGTGGTGCCAGGCGCGAGGATACGGCGCGGGCGTGGTGCAGGAGCTGCGCTCGGGCTTTCTCGTGCAGACCCACTGCTTCCAGCCCGCGGTGACGGTGCCGTGGAAGATCAACCCCTGAAGGACGGCCCCCAAGCCCGGGCGGGCTCGTTCGGGCTCGGTGAGAACACCGACACCCGACCGTCCGGGCTGACCGCCACCCGGTAGCGCAGCGACATGGGGCCCACCTGGACCAGGCAGGTGGAGACGCGGTCATCCCCTCGCGTCTCCCGCTTCACCAGGACCAGGGGGCCCAACGGCCCCAGGCGACGGAGCAGGTCCTGATAGAACGGCACGGCCCGCGGGAAGAACCACGCGGGGACCATGATTGCAACGCAGCGCGCACGGGAACTCCAGAGGCCCGGACAAGGACTGTCCACGGGTCGCGCGCGGGCGACCACCGGCCTCCCCTCGCGGTAGAGAAGTCAGGGCCGGTCGTTGTCCTCTGAAGGGGTCTGATTGGACGCCCCGTTCGCGGCCCAGACGCGCTACCGACTGACTGCCGTTGCTTCGGCTGCGGCACCGACGAGGCTCGCGAACCTCGGCAGGAGCTCTGGAAAGTTCGCACCGGCGGCTTCCAGCACCGCGGACAGGGGATGCGTGCCGCGCATGAGCAGCGCGCTGTTGCTGCCCCTCCGCTTGTCCACGCCACGGTCCCACCACGCCACCACCGTCCAGCCGTCGAGGTGGTGCAGGCAGGCCCGCCCCTCCTGTTCGGTCCTGTCGCTCGGAGGAAACCGCCCATCGAGTCGAGGAGGGCGCAGGTCGGCCGGCAGCAATGCCGCCTGCCCGCCGAACCGGAGACGGCCGGGTGTCCAGAGCTCGTGCTCGGCGTCTCGCCAGCAGCCGTAGAAGAGGATTTCGTCGCGCACCGCGCACCAGCCTAACCGGCCTCGTTTGTTCGCTCCAGCTGACCGAGTCCGCGCGCCTTGTGTCTGGCAGCGGTCGCCCTCCGTCCCCGTGGCTCGATACACGTTTCAAGCAGCACACACATCACGTTTCAGCCCCTGGCCTCGGGACACGAGTTCCTCCCTACTGTCTCCAAGGTCCGCAATGAACAAGCCTGTGTGCGTGTTGCTGTCGCTCGCTGTCGCGGCCTGCAACAACGAGCCTCCGCCCGAGTTCCCCCAGACGCTGTACATCAACGCCAAGGTGTTCACCGCACGAGCCTCGGGTGGCTTCGCGCAGTCGCTCCTGGTCGAAGGGGGCAAGGTGCTCGCCATCGGCCCCCCCTTGGAGGTCGAGGCCGTCGCCCGTCCCGAA
Encoded here:
- a CDS encoding SIR2 family protein, giving the protein MGSPLSMPDTPGAPGVPGTAEMVRLARKAAGPSAEPKFDSALADAAGPQQYQLAMKFLREWRDQETVNTVIREAVLQARLSAPPSPRGDLQQLENDLPGWYLPAATRDLAKLVVSCPERFGPILTTNFDPLLSIAIRQAGGRVSQVVLHADGRLDPVRPEPDVQSLVYLHGYWRQSDTLHTPIQLTQRRPNLDASLQALLREYTLVVVGYGGWDDIIAQTLEKCGYDTQAQVDVVWTFYESDAEKIHGQNKSLFARIGSIAGRGWFRAYGGINCHTLFKAIHAAITPGIAAPATASAPVIHAEMTRSSPPPPAKERSPTASTTPEPRVHEPRPSMELAPTTPSQAKHPSRMRRFVGILLLGTAGYMGLRAFESASHRPEPTATPPPASERGRPLRERDSRGSNPTPQPVPDTQQPGGTLAPPRAVPTSGTLGVPSHPTTLEALRSQNQVKPLPRTHKAQPALEMPEGRYGFVAVEATHLLDSAEVAATPVAEAFEIHRLRGGTFILVGYVQAASRKAFEQGRAMNIVLAPRSDSERRLLVDIPFHRIVSLGLRSDDDRRVLFVSLSDEAR
- a CDS encoding LamG domain-containing protein; translated protein: MSRRCRSWWVPRVALLCFAGVAATDSLAVERPSLVNTRILTPFSANGHASTVDGRVFVGNIREDSATTTTTWVAKAFRPEAVTYDTQGKPDLSSAFSYGRITQVRNGENALAFCFTQPAVPYQMVDGLAVYQPYIVDSQMFNGPNVFRRRPADIRVSQPFTAQADVSSFTTGTLETLITVTGATLRGIEPTMTSDGRLLIFQGGPFNDGGIDHLMYSYNPTPCAAFGWSNPRPLSMMYNDTTSGVQRYPLARWGLKSATGELFGDTTSGALLRGAYPWVDHEGRNVTYMGVLYKDGARREAVSLIGADTGWAAHHIDGAINTGRLDIAHLFYSSPMWNFERERPPEQNLPNGTDNKSHYLPVTKSHDVLALFGSNTSDYNEVDVGELRDPFQLLSLPMNELVTRAGTYDLTRTPDYSGYFYTGTLIGTAFTSTGNFVTQPSSGSLWQPHGKGKALILPGGGALSVNVTDATGTVRGVGSAVRGFTVQLAVKPDANIHAGCTTGNPYRYLLHKVGALDLVFEANNTVQMSFVIKGTRVRLGPSLPLPLDEWTHLAYTWDGVTGAFREYINGVPSNRALPVAPGTFRIGTGLLSIGASSVLNTESCPANGEGSFKGAIDEVRFFNHARSARSICMISHGANCLRESIQETPTEGQFGMSQQAFQCNSYSALGSRACSSAMHRVCAQRGAHDALASSTNILETIQQLIGERPPISLLGALAAATPTDVSVACAPIQHESVPVTFEELARLHTLCTDDRAAQTFDCTAAAHRWCNKLGWTTGQIFEVTSRPWVGCFNSGLVVDVTKDQFGPASNSGAFMSTDSKLEVSQWCQARGYGAGVVQELRSGFLVQTHCFQPAVTVPWKINP